The proteins below come from a single Yamadazyma tenuis chromosome 5, complete sequence genomic window:
- the CSR1_2 gene encoding phosphatidylinositol transfer protein csr1 (COG:I; EggNog:ENOG503NTVK): MGTKSAHFKDYVGWPLEPELEISLKKVSAIILHGLGFDVKLSSIKDIDQFPYVDSRVEASYTPRKLADPDISEQTISVGLNICQKLVLGKKSQSFEPAITDAEVTKFIPTGSQTHSAFHNYNIWDLQYSFLACSRNDYLDTALLRYIVARSLNADKSVQMALSCLNWRKNVHPVESYLWDGDAVPVLADPKSPLGATFRLNKIYIRGYDVFGRPLIVVKVAKHFRHDCSDADFERIICLLIEWARLGFRESHGVNKGSILFDMTGFSLANVDLHAVRFLTAAFEANYPEYLGAVLIHKAPWIFSTVWKIIKGWVDPLVATKIHFTNTYEQLTMFINDKHIPESLGGTDRYRPEYVEPTKENSLPKPVDTQYEEYLEEYFACLLSWVESTANWITAETRQESQDHLVQRLELQKRVARLYTELDPYIRARGVFDRCNEMTKIGL; the protein is encoded by the coding sequence ATGGGAACAAAACTGGCACATTTCAAGGATTATGTGGGCTGGCCCTTGGAACCTGAACTCGAAATTTCCCTCAAGAAGGTTCTGGCAATCATTCTACATGGGTTGGGATTCGATGTCAAACTTTCATCCATCAAAGATATTGACCAATTTCCGTATGTAGATTCAAGGGTAGAAGCCAGCTACACTCCGCGTAAACTCGCCGACCCAGATATCTCTGAGCAGACTATCTCCGTGGGCCTAAACATCTGCCAAAAACTCGTGTTGGGGAAGAAGTCACAATCGTTTGAGCCTGCTATTACAGATGCCGAGGTTACCAAGTTCATACCTACCGGGTCCCAAACTCATCTGGCATTTCACAACTATAATATCTGGGACTTACAGTACTCGTTTCTCGCGTGTTCCAGGAATGACTATTTGGACACGGCCCTTTTGCGGTACATTGTTGCACGCCTGTTGAACGCTGATAAATCTGTACAAATGGCACTTAGTTGTCTCAATTGGCGAAAAAATGTCCACCCAGTGGAACTGTATCTCTGGGATGGCGATGCGGTGCCGGTGTTGGCAGATCCCAAGTCTCCACTAGGCGCCACCTTTAGGCTCAACAAGATTTACATCCGAGGCTACGATGTATTTGGTAGGCCACTCATAGTTGTTAAGGTCGCAAAACACTTTCGGCATGATTGTTCTGATGCCGACTTCGAGAGGATTATCTGTTTGCTCATCGAATGGGCCCGTCTTGGGTTCAGAGAAAGTCACGGTGTTAATAAGGGTAGTATTTTGTTTGACATGACGGGCTTTTCATTGGCAAATGTTGATTTGCATGCGGTTCGTTTCTTAACGGCAGCGTTTGAAGCCAACTATCCGGAGTATTTGGGAGCAGTTTTGATCCACAAAGCTCCTTGGATCTTTTCCACCGTGTGGAAGATCATCAAAGGGTGGGTTGACCCGTTGGTGGCCACCAAAATTCATTTCACCAATACTTATGAACAATTGACAATGTTCATAAATGACAAACATATTCCTGAACTGTTGGGAGGGACTGATAGGTATCGGCCCGAGTACGTAGAGCCTACTAAAGAGAACTCACTTCCAAAACCGGTGGACACTCAATACGaagaatatcttgaagagtACTTTGCATGTCTCTTGCTGTGGGTAGAGTCGACGGCCAATTGGATCACCGCTGAAACTAGACAGGAATCTCAAGATCATCTTGTACAAAGGCTTGAACTCCAAAAGCGGGTGGCCAGATTGTATACTGAATTGGATCCGTATATACGGGCCAGAGGAGTGTTTGACAGATGTAACGAGATGACGAAAATTGGGTTATAA
- a CDS encoding uncharacterized protein (EggNog:ENOG503PT4Y): protein MQSGTEVFEDHKSPSSSTDPVSGSTSPHVIRPSLLGGLANRPRSSSTNSNGSNHSYNTRSLSIASLESPRNSIVSIDDQAFKSSTRNNSTTSLVSMSGQPPVTTPTNSLLLKERLLLNSSKLKSNSAILFSDDDEDTRVIKPLHVNSKSRSSSTSSTGNPAGIVSTRKTEKLIVKKDYRFKFKDLHKPKPTLDSKSSGVTSIVDSTPSPMSLTVNENIPKTTIEQNRENFKKKSTLKQPFSNLKRNLIFSKDVRLELLNNKLDFGSRFPGNKEVPENIEGLLKEDLKGDFKKLPIFHTLTQKDQLITKLNRKWNKQEKLISISSSNDVNDDTNNDNEYDNNRGSKRRYSSDNELDY from the coding sequence ATGCAATCCGGAACGGAGGTCTTTGAAGACCACAAAAGCCCCTCCAGCTCCACAGATCCCGTATCAGGGTCAACAAGTCCTCATGTGATCAGACCATCCCTCCTTGGAGGGTTGGCCAATCGGCCTCGGTCCTCGTCTACCAACTCGAACGGTTCGAATCATTCTTATAACACCAGAAGCTTATCTATTGCTAGCTTAGAAAGCCCTCGAAACTCGATTGTTTCTATAGATGATCAAGCTTTCAAGTCCAGTACCAGAAACAATAGCACCACCAGCTTGGTATCAATGTCGGGACAACCGCCCGTAACCACCCCCACAAACTCGCTACTACTTAAAGAACGACTTTTGCTcaactcatccaagttgaagtccaactcGGCCATTCTCTTTtccgatgatgatgaagatactCGGGTAATAAAACCCCTTCACGTGAACTCCAAGTCTCGTTCCAGTTCCACATCTAGTACGGGAAATCCTGCTGGTATTGTTTCCACAAGAAAGACTGAAAAACTAATAGTCAAAAAAGACTACCGgttcaaattcaaagatttgcATAAGCCCAAACCCACTCTTGATTCAAAGTCAAGTGGAGTTACAAGTATAGTGGATTCTACTCCTTCACCAATGTCGTTAACAGTTAATGAAAATATCCCCAAAACTACCATTGAGCAGAACCGagagaacttcaaaaagaagtcGACTCTTAAACAGCCATTCAGCAATTTGAAAAGGAACTTAATTTTCTCCAAGGATGTGAGACTTGAGCTATTGAATaataaacttgattttggatcaaGATTTCCCGGGAACAAAGAAGTTCCTGAAAATATTGAAggtttgttgaaagaagacttgaaaggtgacttcaaaaagcttcCGATATTCCACACATTGACCCAGAAAGATCAGTTGATTACAAAACTCAATAGGAAATGGAATAAGCAGGAGAAGTTAATTTCTATTAGCAGTCTGAATGATGTTAATGACGATACTAATAATGACAATGAATATGATAATAATAGGGGTTCAAAGAGACGGTATCTGTCTGACAATGAATTAGACTATTGA